Proteins co-encoded in one Artemia franciscana chromosome 10, ASM3288406v1, whole genome shotgun sequence genomic window:
- the LOC136032267 gene encoding blastula protease 10-like encodes MILQTLLPCLLAVAYPVNGDDSKSLEILPSDNHRVKTDHTKRPRTKADVADKTFEHMLLIKKINRDYSKSTKIVPSVNERVEMDHTKKSPSAPLVVDMTLGDRLFPKEIHGADSRSTHISSFPNKAKQENDPNSSSEPDMVYKKLGDMHFTKESWEEWNSVHGNKAGDMRVSWRPQQKKRNIRWPKDKQGNVIVPFMIDYEHYKKLGVTDFQFLYDGFKQWEKGTCVRAVPYKKVKNNPAFKNGKGILFVNARRNECSSYVGRLPNHRQNLILGIGCLEPNIVAHEFAHALGLGHEHQRTDRDKYLAVFPYNMDPKAHLNMDIQPWDSFNVTFNYLSNLHYGWKTAAKNPYSFSPTMLPRDPTLQYLMSGVHSVTHFDRLILNKAYACADKYTKDCGFYLDCLNFGYFGPDCTCICPEGTGGIYCETRLSAKLPVYPPPECGGHITEEGVFTTPDVLNASTTCIFWVRPPICQVAKVTIESSTIKKNNHSKCNPEHLAVRTGNIYEADHGFLCGRRAAPGTEFHGKPDLVLEYGASDVGHVKSSLSFSVDFYPDAFCKPPTRNDKNKCIIYDNVDGSYTFYSSESMDEECHSEISFPRARYIRIVSRIFDVPSRDDKCMDGGMYFHAPHQGKISHCNEEFVNDVVSGNTVRIHFVPSLSLWSRNGFKLVILPLVEAPSNIH; translated from the coding sequence GCTGTTGCTTACCCAGTCAATGGGGATGATTCAAAGTCTCTAGAGATATTGCCGTCGGACAATCATAGAGTCAAAACGGACCACACAAAAAGGCCACGAACTAAAGCAGATGTAGCAGACAAGACATTTGAACATATGCTGCTTATCAAAAAAATCAATCGAGATTATTCAAAGTCTACAAAGATAGTACCATCAGTAAACGAAAGAGTCGAAATGGATCATACAAAAAAATCACCAAGTGCGCCACTTGTAGTAGACATGACACTTGGAGATAGGCTGTTTCCAAAAGAAATTCATGGAGCTGATTCACGATCTACACACATTTCTTCATTTCCAAATAAAGCTAAACAAGAAAACGACCCAAATTCATCTTCTGAACCAGACATGGTATATAAGAAGCTTGGAGACATGCATTTCACCAAAGAAAGCTGGGAAGAATGGAATAGTGTCCATGGTAATAAAGCAGGAGACATGAGAGTATCGTGGAGGCCacagcaaaagaaaagaaatattagaTGGCCAAAAGATAAACAAGGTAATGTTATTGTGCCTTTTATGATCGATTACGAGCACTATAAGAAACTTGGTGTTACTGATTTTCAGTTTCTCTATGACGGatttaaacaatgggaaaaAGGTACCTGTGTCAGAGCAGTGCCctataaaaaagttaagaacAATCCAGCCTTTAAGAATGGCAAGGGAATATTATTTGTCAATGCCCGTAGAAATGAGTGTTCGTCTTATGTTGGAAGGCTGCCAAACCACCGTCAGAACTTAATTCTGGGTATTGGTTGTTTGGAACCTAATATAGTAGCCCACGAGTTTGCACATGCTTTAGGTCTCGGCCATGAACATCAGCGAACAGACAGGGACAAATATTTAGCTGTATTCCCATATAATATGGATCCGAAAGCCCATCTAAATATGGATATCCAGCCATGGGACAGCTTTAATGTAACTTTTAACTATTTGTCAAACCTACATTATGGATGGAAAACTGCTGCTAAAAACCCTTATTCATTTTCCCCAACAATGCTCCCGAGGGACCCAACCTTACAATATCTTATGTCTGGCGTTCACTCGGTTACTCACTTTGATAGACTAATCCTTAACAAAGCATATGCGTGCGCTGATAAGTATACAAAAGACTGTGGCTTTTATTTGGATTGCCTGAACTTTGGTTATTTCGGGCCTGATTGTACTTGCATATGTCCTGaaggcacaggtgggatatactGCGAAACACGACTTTCTGCAAAACTACCCGTTTATCCTCCACCAGAATGTGGTGGCCACATAACCGAAGAAGGAGTTTTTACCACACCTGACGTTCTGAATGCTTCTACTACCTGCATCTTTTGGGTAAGGCCACCAATTTGTCAAGTGGCTAAAGTAACTATCGAAAGCTCCAccattaaaaagaataatcatTCGAAATGTAACCCTGAACATCTTGCTGTAAGAACAGGAAATATCTATGAAGCTGATCATGGTTTCTTATGTGGGAGAAGAGCCGCCCCTGGCACTGAATTTCATGGCAAGCCTGATCTGGTTTTGGAATATGGCGCCAGCGATGTTGGCCACGTTAAATCAAGTCTAAgtttttctgttgatttttacCCAGACGCTTTTTGCAAGCCCCCAACAAGAAATGATAAGAACAAATGTATTATTTATGATAACGTAGATGGTTCTTATACATTCTATTCGTCAGAATCAATGGATGAAGAATGCCATTCGGAGATATCTTTTCCCAGAGCAAGGTATATTCGTATTGTTTCGAGAATATTTGATGTACCATCGAGAGACGATAAATGCATGGATGGGGGCATGTATTTTCATGCTCCCCATCAAGGGAAAATCAGTCACTGTAACGAAGAATTTGTCAATGATGTTGTTTCAGGCAACACGGTGCGCATCCATTTTGTTCCGAGCCTGTCACTCTGGTCAAGAAACGGATTCAAGCTTGTTATTTTACCCCTTGTAGAAGCCCCAAGTAATATTCACTAG